The stretch of DNA ttgttggccatacctaccttatcttctttcctccatttccgattttctctcttttggcaagggttttcatccatttctttagcttcctacctttgattcttggagttatttggatttccgacttgagatcatcgttctccgtggtataaggaagcttaggtaagtttttggtgcgattctaatgaggtttcgagttaagggttattttggatttgatgttttgatggttctatggattatttagcatggactcttggatttagtcttgatgttggtgttatttatggattattgttgtaggtggtgtaccaagagtatagttggaggtgttctattggtttgtaagtggaattttatcccttgtgctcacatgatattatatgtattgtgttttaaaagttttaaagtgttattcccttccattgatccattgttatgtattgatttcattgattatctattggaggcattgatgtctcactattgttaaaaagggaatacaagagatattatgagattgcgaaacgacggccttaaatgctattgagaattcaaatgttttattggattgattaatcatagccatagcattgcatgcaattagatgatcatcgaccataggcttttatcccctcacatttatcgatttatatcgatgggatattggcaaccacagtcacagatactattgatatcaatccaaccatagaaaagagaaataccatcgttttgctatctattgccattgctattgctacagttattgctatgttattcatgtttcagagtcgatggtatttatgatttaaaagccatgttttacagtgtatactatgtatcattgctatgtaagagttccacttgctgagatttattctcatttcagttatttcatgtgatgcagataagagcgacggaccgggacgttgactgtggatgggggtcatatgcatacgaagattggaaggatgattattttgtaccattttgtaacatgatcacactaatgatattttgtattttgttatgtcattggaatgatcatgttgttattttgtaaacacttttataaaatgtattttgaaactccttccatgtttgaaagaaaattttaaattccgctgtattttaattgtatcgggtcagggtgtcacaaaaAAACTGCACAATACAAAAAAGAAAAGGAAGGTATCATCAGAAAATAAAACACACAATCTCTCACACAAATACTTTGTAGAATTCTCATAGCTTTAGTCAATTGTTTTCATAAATTTTATTCTAGATTTCAGTAGTTCAAGTCATATTCTTTCATATTTCAGCAATATTGATTAAGTGTgtgttaatattttataaattcatacaTTTTATTGAAAACATAGATCATGTTAAGAGTTTATCTCTCAATTTCAATAGTTTttcttcagttttttttttttatatatatctcTCAATTTCAATAGTTTttctttagtttttttttttataattgtatAAGAGATCATAACGAACGGTCAAATTTAATAGAATTGTCGTatatttagaagttagatttttatcattttttgcATAAATTAGTGCATCTTTGCACATGACAACCTCGCTACtcaaaatattttacaaaaaatatggTTTGCAGACTATTACGttaactcaaaaatttactcaGTGCGTAAAAAAAAAGTAACGGCAGTATATTCTTatccataaaattaaaatatatatctaaATATCAATAAGTTATGTAAAACCATTTAGTATTCAAGTTTAGAAAATAGTACCGAATACAAACACACGATAACACgttgtatctttattttttctTCCCTCAAAACAAAAACCTCAAGGCTCAATCACATCCCACCACAGATCTAGCTTTGCTAATTCATTGCACTCCATAGCAAATACAGCAAACACATGTCTCTCACTTAGTCTTTTGAAACCGAGCCCGTAAACTATCGGCCAATTTCTCCCGATCAGGCAGATGCTCCTTAACAAAGCTCGAGTTGACGTACTCGTCAATCCATGCACAAAGATTCGGAAACTTCTCTTTGGTTATTAATTCGATTCCCACCAATTCCTGAATAATCACAGACCAATAGGCGATGACATTGCCAACAATATCGACAAATCCAATGCCATCTCCCCCGAAGAATTTCTTGCCTTTCAGTTCATTGTCGAGAACTTTAAGCGATTCCTCTGCTTCTTCCTTGGCTTTCACTTGCTCCTCCCCTGAACCCAAACAAGCCGCGCTAAATGCTGGCAAGCACtgggaaaagaaaaaggaatTAACCAGTCATAATGAATCCTTAGAAACTTTGAATAAATTATCAGAACTAATGAAAACTCTGCTTCACGAAACTTGTAGAAGAAAATCAGTACCTTCTCATCCAAGAATCTAGCCCAGAAACGTGCCACGGCTCTGTCATAAGGACTTTTCGGCAAGATGGGCGGGCCATTTTCCCAAGTTTCATCGATGTATTCAAGGATCACCAATGACTCGGCGATTGGCTTGCCATTATGTAGCAGAACAGGAATCTTTTTATGGACTGGATTGGATTGAAGAAGTAGAGGGGACTTGTTGCTTAGATCTTCTTCTATGAATTCATATTCTACCCCTTTCAGTTTCAGCGCCAATTCTACTCTCCTGCTATATCGGCTGCGCCAAGAACCAAGGAGCTTAACTTCTGCCATCACGAATATTACAGATGTGTACTACTTTGCTCTGGTTGGGAGCCCATTCTTATAGGGAAATTTGATTTGTCaagtcaaataaaaaaattagattttcAACATACAGATGTACAATGAAAGTTATCTGGCcacaaaatatatttaaatgacaaaattattttaaatatatttttaaaagagtttttcaaataaaatatagagataattttatcatttcaaatacattttataactcaatttataattcataaccatttttctcaaaatcaaaaattttaaaataataatatattttttgttgaaaatataatattaaaatatgtatgttgaatgttgaatgttgaaaattaggtaaaattaggtgttgaatattgaaaattagtgtgtgatgatgtatgtaatgaggtaatttattttggaatatttgtatatgaaactctataaatagagcactcatttgtgaatgaaataacaattgagttgagagaaaaatattataaagtgtgtagtttgataattttgagagtttgagatttttactttttaccgtaaatttttactttttcacaacacgttatcagcacgaagctctaaaagtcctacatacttttccaagctccaaacagaagaaaaaggtaacaaaagtaattatatttattttactgttatttatttattgtgtatttatttaatatacaatataatgttattattagaaataataaaataaatttttcataaacttgttataaatcctgggaggatgttaagacgacatcccacactcccggcaagggatacgacaagtataaaagcctataaggtttttaaacaaaataaattatgacagtcgttataatattatgatatgatatatataattatttaaacatgtctaatattatatataccatattattaccataaaattatacaaatacatacatttattcttttattcaccaacggtcataaacggtaacaaaacggctagtttttgccctataaatatgatctctcaaactcattcaatcaccccaactttctcttcttctctaaaaattattcttcatcaaattttcggagaaaaaagaagatggctttcgcaagattatttttaattattttagttatcatactcacgagtcttgtatttatcggagaatatcctcctcgtgtgttttctttatttttacgaatacttgtacttgttgtttatccattactttgtattgcaatattcattaactaataaaatgcatcgtgatttttagtaccaccatggcaaacttgacaaagctcgaattcatcgctcttgacattactgggaaaaattatatgccatggactctagatgtagaaatgcatctcgagtcattgggtctaagcgagaccattaaagaaaatggcatatgcacgtcacaagaaaaggcaagagccataatatttttacgtcgacatctcgacgatggattgaaatgtgaatatctgactgaaaaaaatcccatggctttgtggaagggattaaaagaaagatttgaacatataagagaagttatacttccgaccgcccgggatgaatggaatacattaagattccaagactttaaaaaagtcagtgattacaattcggcgatgtatagaataatctcgcaattgaaattttgtggccatgagattactgaatctgagatgcttgaaaaaacattttccacatttcatgcatcaaatattactctacagcaacaatatagagtacgtggatttgccagatattctgaactcatcgcctgtcttcttgtggcggaaaagaacaacgagcttctagtgagaaatcatcagtcccgacccactggatcaacagcatttcccgaagtaaatgctgtaaataaaaatgaatttaaacctcggaaccaaaatcaaattcaaagacaagattttggtcgaggtcgaggtcgaggtcgtggacgtggacgtggacgtggatttggccgtggtcgtggtcgaggccgtggttttgaaaataatagagatagttatttttataactcatctcaaaagagcgtcccaaaccatccacagaaaaggcatcatgagaatacaagtgttaatgagaatcactcaaaaagatatgaaagttcttgttacagatgtggtactccaggacattggtccaaagtttgtcgagcccctgagcacctttgtaaactttataaagaatcattaaaggggaaagaaaaggagaccaacttcactgaacgcagtgaccgtttgagtgattcaactcatcttgatgctggtgattttatgaatgatttctctggaaatgatcaacatgttggtgggatagaaatgaacaattttgatgctgcagattttctcaatgatttttctgaaaatgaacaatatagtggtagaatataaatgtacaataatttgtttttcatgtattcataaaataatgttttattgtataattatgatatgtgttatatttaaatatatattgccagtaatttatttcattgcatattttttttgaagttcaaatatggaaaatgctatgagcaaagctgaagtttgcatacccgatagtggtacaacgcacactatcctccgagataaaagatatttcttggaactaaaaccaacaaaaacaacggtgaatacaatatcaggtcctgtagacttgattaaaggatgtggtaaagcacaatttttgttacctaatggtacaaaatttttgatcaatgatgctttatattcaccacaatcgaaaagaaatttgttgagttttaatgatatatattcccatgggtatgatactcaaacaatgaatgaagggaatgagaaatatatgtgtcttatcacatataaatcaggaaagaaatatgtgattgaaaaattaccaatgctccctactggattgcattatacacatataagtcccattgaatcaaacatggtagttgataattcttcgatattaaccaattggcatgatcgattgggacatcctggttcaacaatgatgcgaagaattatagaaaatacacatggtcatccgttgaaagaccagaagatctttcagaataataagtttcaatgtaaagcttgttctctcggaaaacttattataagaccatcaccaggcaaaatccaaactgaatcaccaatgtttcttgaacgtattcagggtgatatttgtggaccaatccatccaccatgtggaccattcagatactttatggtattgattgatgcctccagcagatggtcacatgtatgtttattgtcaactcgaaatgttgcatttgcaagattacttgctcaaataataaaattgaggaatcaatttcccgattatacaatcaagaaaattagacttgataatgctggtgaatttacttcccagactttcaatgattattgtatgtctatgggaatcattgttgagcatcctgttgctcatgtacatacacagaatggattggctgaatcattgattaaacgtctgcaatgattgctagaccaatgattatgaaaacaaaactccctatttctatatggggacatgcaattttacatgccgctgcattaattcgcatcagaccaagtgcatatcataaatactccccattacagcttgcatttggtcaagaaccagacatttctcatctgagaatttttggatgtatggtgtatgtgcctattgcaccaccgcaacgaaagaaaatgggacctcaaagaaaggttggaatttatatcggttatgatagtccatcaatcattcgatatcttgaacctcagacaggagacgtgttcacagcacgttttgctgattgtcattttaatgaggaaatcttcccaatgttagggggagaacagaaacataccgaaaaggaaattacgtggtatgtatcatcattgttacatatggatccaagaacaaaacaatgtgaaaaggatgtacagcaaattgtacacttgcaaagaatagcaaatcaaataccagatgcatttgcagacacaaaaggggtaactaaatcatatatacatgctgcaaatgcccctgctcgaattgaaattccaaagaaacaaatggaagatactcatgatgtcattaaacgcctgaagcgtggaaggccagtcggttccaaggataaaaatcctcgaaaaagaaaattcatagagaaacacgatgatcacaaaataaagaatgatgtttctgaagaaacacatgatgatcacaaaatagagaatggtgttcctgaagaaacacatgatgatgaaaatgttctgtcagaaccacaaactgacgagaatcatgaaatctctatcaattacattaatactggaaaaatatggaaccgaaaagatatagatgaaattgatgatatattttcttataatgtggcaatcgacatcataaatgataacgaagatcatgaaccaaaatcttttggtgaatgtaaaaatcggcaggattggataaaatggaaagatgccatccaggttgaattagattcgctaaataaacgtaatgtttttggacctatagtccttacacctgaaggtgtaaaacctgttggatacaaatgggtttttattcgaaagcgaaatgagaaaaatgaaatagtaagatttaaagctcgacttgttgcacaaggtttttctcaaaggcctggaattgattatgaagaaacgtattctcctgtgatggatgcaattacgtttcggtatttgattagcttggcggtatctgaaaatttagaaatgcgtcttatggatgttgttacagcttacttatatggatcacttgatagtaatatatatatgaaaatccctgaaggatttaagatgcctgaagcacaaagttcaaaacccagagaatgttattctgtgaaattacaaagatcgttatatgggttaaagcaatcaggtcgaatgtggtataatcgactaagtgatcatttgatgaaaaagggatatgtaaacaattcaatatgcccttgtgttttcattaagaaaacaacatccggatgcgtaattattgctgtatatgttgacgatttaaacatcattggaacgagtaaggaaattcaagaagttgtgtcatacttgaaggaagaatttgaaatgaaggatcttggaaaaaccaagtattgtctgggtttgcaaatcgaacaaaaagaatgtggaatgtttgttcaccagacaaattatacagaaaagattcttaaacgttttaatatggataaagcaaatcctttaagtactccaatggttgttagatcattaaacatagaaaaagatccattccgtccatgtgaagatgatgaagatattcttggtccagaagtatcatatctaagtgccatcggtgcccttatgtaccttacaaattgtacaaggcctgatatatcttttgccgtgaatctgttggcaagatttagcacatatccaacaaagagacactggaacggaattaaacatatattccgttatctacgaggaacgacagacttgggacttttgtattcaaaagatgctaatccaagtataattggttatgctgatgctggatacttatctgatccacacaaggcacgttcccaaactggatatgtatttactcgtggaggcactgcaatttcttggcgttcacagaaacaaacactagtaacaacttcatcaaatcatgccgagattattgcactacatgaagcaagccgtgaatgtgtgtggttaaaatcaatgacccaacatatccaaatctcatgcggattatcattcgacgagaaacctgtgatactatatgaagataatgctgcatgtgttgctcaaatgaaagaaggatacataaaaagcgacagaactaaacatattcctcctaagttcttcgcattcaccaaggagcttgagaagaataaatgtattgatgttcgtcacattcgatcaagtgaaaactcatcagatctcttcacaaaggcacttcctacgtcaatattcagaaagcacatatataatattgggatgcgcaatctacgaaatttgtgaagaactgttcatgtcaacatcagggggagtttacgtgactgcactctttttcccttactatggtttttatcccaatgggtttttccaagtaaggtttttaacgaggcagtataaaaacacgtaatgaagacaatcattatgatcatcatcacaagggggagtgttgaaaatataatattaaaatatgtatgttgaatgttgaatgttgaaaattaggtaaaattaggtgttgaatattgaaaattagtgtgtgatgatgtatgtaatgaggtaatttattttggaatatttgtatatgaaactctataaatagagtactcatttgtgaatgaaataacaattgagttgagagaaaaatattataaagtgtgtagtttgataattttgagagtttgagatttttactttttaccgtaaatttttactttttcacaacatttTTAACTTTTATAGATTAAAAAATAGCTGTTTTTTTAGACTGTAATTTGGAGCTTAAAAGTAGAGAATGACTTATCGGGTCAATAATTTGAATTAAATGATTTGAGACATCCATGGTGGCTGCCCGCTGACCTATGCCATGACCTCAGCTCCTCCGTTTGGGCCTGTTTTTATTTGTATATCCTGTCACACGATTAATGACCGATCATAATTGATCCTAATATTTTTAGCTAGAGTTGTCGAAACGACTCGATGGAATTAGTCATTCAAAATCTATCATGTGGAATGATGAGATGGTCGGTCTATCAATTTTTAGTTATATTTGATAGAATAGTTCGAAACTCGTCACAATACACCATTTGACAGGACACGATGGGTTAATCCGAAAAACCAACCTATTTTGACAACTGATCAAATATGAGGTTGATAGCTTGAACTCGAAACAATTTCTTTTCCAGGTTATATTCTGTCACCATGTTGCCATTTCTATGTAGATTGAATTGACCCTTAACCTGATTTCGCACGCCTTCGGCCCCTAACTCGAATTCTAGAGAGGGCAGACGGATGCTGTTGTGAACACGGACAGTTCGGTCACTTGAATGAGCCAACTATATATCACATTCAAACGGGCATAAGACCACATAATCGCTTTAAACAATGTCCGATCTTCGCATGTATTTATTTGAAATCGCAATGTTTCGATCGTTCGTCATCATGATCCCTTTAAGCTTGACGATTTATTATTTGAATTATATAATGGTTTGTTTCTTTTTCCCTGGTGTAGGCTGAGAGAGAAGCAAGAGACAGAATATTGAAGTTTTATATGTATGAATATTTGGTATTTCATTCAATTAATCTACGTGTAATGGGTCTTCAGGACTTCCTATTAACATTTTTGCTTTATGATATATCATACTTGCGTACGGGTTGAATGTATACGTTGCAATGTTATTTGATTGGGGTTTTTTTTTCCCACGATCAATATCTTCGATGCGCATTGAGTAAAAAGACGAACTGACACAATATATGAATTTGTTTTGTTTATGTATTCAGGTTGTGAAAGAAGAAGTTTGATAATTAGGCAAAAacttctgtgagacggtctcacgggtcgtatttgtgagacggatcttttatttgggtcacccatgcaaaagcattactttttatgctaagagtattactttttattgtgaatatgggtagggttgactcgtctcacagattatgatccgtgagacggtctcacatgagacctactctgaTAATTAATGTGAAATTTATCCCCATCACActtggaatatatatatatatatatgtgtgtgtgtgtgtaaaagtaTATATGTTTCTATACATAGTAGGCTTCCGCCAAATAAATCATgctaaaaaaagaaataaatgtGAATCAGTacaatatttaataatattccAATTACCAATATCatctattaatttatttttaaaaataatattcctCATTATTTCTAATATATCTATTGTTGGATAAATTAAGGTTTTAGTGTCAAAAAAATTTTATGACAAAATTTAACTATGCTAAACTAAAGTAACCAAGTCCAGAAGTTAAACTGAATTAATAAGATTGGACTAAGTCAAGACTAAACTGACACAAACtaaaatttatatgtttaccAAGTCTATCAATCGATAAAATCTTCATACATTCTCAAATACATCAGTTTACGTCTAAGGGAAACTAAATTGATGTTCGGATAATTTTTTCGTACCAAACCGACTGCAGCAGTGTACAATTGTCAAAAAATGTTGACGTGGACAAAAGACAAGCCAAGAGACATTATTCTTTGGAACAAACCTTGTTTGAAACTCGAGAACGTTGGATTCAAAGTTTGTAAATAGAGAAAGAGTTCAGTTTAGTAAAGCTCTACGGCTTTTACAAAAGATTCAAGCTTTCAAGTATCTGAACTAAAATCAGTCAGTTGAGCACACTTTACAAATAATTGTACCGGGATAATACTCGTTTTCGTCCTTATTGTTTAACTTTTTTCCCATTTCAGTTCCTCTTCAATTTTGACTGCTTAAGTAATCCTTCATGTTTTCAAAATCTTCCTGAATTGGTCCCTGCCGTTATGTTGACGTTAAGATTAACGTTGACTCACATCATGTGCCTTTCACATGCTATTTTCTTTTCGAAGACCAGTCGATTTATCTTTCTCATTTTACTACCCACCTCCACAACAACCCTAATCCCCAAATCAATCTATGAAAGGTGAGGGAAGTGCGAACTATCCTTCAACAAAACTCACCATTTGAAACATGTACAATGAGAAATTACCTGTGAAGGAACTTACTTTACATTCTTTTGTCTTGCTTATTCATGAATATAACTTGAACTTTTGAAAATAtacatttttcatatttccaaCCATTTGATTAGGGATATAGGTTTATAACTTCCAAGGATACCTTATTGTTTCAAGGGGTTGATAAAACTCTTTGATCCCTTTAATTTTGATGCATTGCAGTTTTCGAATAGTGCTTGGAACACAACTTATCCCTAAATCAGATTGATTTATAAATTGGATAACACTTTAATTTATTAGCATGTTGTGGACTTGCGGAAGGTTATGTGATGAAAGGGGCAGGTGAAGCAAAAACTATTTTCTGAAATCTTTCCTAAGTTTGTCATTCCCATGTTTATCTTAGTCCTAGTCACGAGTGCACATGCATactgtgacgtcccgaaatttgagattcacatgaaccacgtgcgtgcaagttattaaattccttatgtattttattaaatggttttcatgcatgcttaattcattgatttgggttttaattcacgatttaagaatttgcattattttaatatttatgtttaattggtgcacgttaaaatacttttcgagtttcatgtttcaggcgattattcgaggcgggatcgaggaaaagaccggtgacgatttttagcaatttaaagtgtggtattttattttaagtcaagagtggggcattttaaataatttattaagtttttagtattttaaaagccttatttatgtatttaggaattgtagagtttgaaacttttaaaattagcatttttgtgtgtgttatttGAATTAAGGAGTTTATTTGAAATtagtgtgtattttatttctaaGAAAGTGATGAGCTAGTGTGggttaacttttaattattggttaaattatttttaaacaataTTTTAATCCCCTAATCtagccacacacacacactacacgactttcacacttttacacacacacacacaccgatacatacacacactcacacacattcagaattttattattttgaaagagtgaaacctagggttcctcaagctagagcagccgccccttccctctTCGATTTCCAGCAACTTTTCGTGTGTTTCCTTTGAGGATTTTAGTGCcccgttcgtcccggatcaacctcgcatccctctccgcttcggtatcgtcgtcacggtatttttgaatatcaaaaggcacgtatattctgttctttctgcatcgatcttgtcatagtatgcgttgtgtatttttatgcgtgaaaatttatgtatgacgttcgtcgtttgagcggaaactgatttgaatgcgtttgaaatactttttagatctgaaatctcgtaacttgctGTTCCTCTCGAAACTGCGATTTTTTCGTCGAGAATTTGAGATAACTTTCACctacaaaattgtagaacttttcgataccttcgttttgatataaaattcgagatttttggatgaaaattgagtgagttatgacgtttttcgtgggactgctcaagctacgacttttatgtaaaatgtgttcttgaagttatttgttgcaggcttcgttggacatcgccgggcttgtgctactgcatttatatatgttacgagatgtatttaggtgttatttggtggttcgttcgggtcgggtttggcttgggatgtaatagaagtcgtaggaag from Primulina eburnea isolate SZY01 chromosome 6, ASM2296580v1, whole genome shotgun sequence encodes:
- the LOC140833325 gene encoding probable glutathione S-transferase, with translation MAEVKLLGSWRSRYSRRVELALKLKGVEYEFIEEDLSNKSPLLLQSNPVHKKIPVLLHNGKPIAESLVILEYIDETWENGPPILPKSPYDRAVARFWARFLDEKCLPAFSAACLGSGEEQVKAKEEAEESLKVLDNELKGKKFFGGDGIGFVDIVGNVIAYWSVIIQELVGIELITKEKFPNLCAWIDEYVNSSFVKEHLPDREKLADSLRARFQKTK